TATAAATGACCGTTTTCCCTGCTGTTTTATAAGTGGTGACGATCGCATCAGGTGCATTGCCTTTTGCTCCAAACTCTTCTTTAAAACGACTCATTAGTAAAATACAATAATCGGTACCGATCCCAAACATAATACATACCATAAAAATTTGCGTATAAGTAGAAACAGGAAAGCCTAAATATTTCACTAGAAAAGCAACAATACTTTGTGAAGCAAGATAAGTGATACCCACCGTTAATAACGGAATAAGTGGTGCTACAACTGAGCGGAAGACAAGAAACAGAACAACTAAAATAAAGACAACCGTAATTCCTTCTGTTTTATGTAATCCGTCTTCTGAACCTTGGATAACATCTTCTTGAATTAAAGCATTACCGGTTAAATAGTGCGATATTCCTTTAATTTCCATCTTTTTATCAAGATCGCTACGTATTTTTTTCACAGACTTATTAGAAGCGTCTATTGTTAACGAAGCAATCATCGTTTTACCATCTTTTGCGATAAATTGATCTTTTGAATCTGGTTGGTTAAAACTTGTCATCATTTCTGTGACATGATATTGTGCTTTATTCTGTTCAATTGATGTTAGCTTTTTTTCAATTTGTTTAAAATCATCTTTTGTTAGCTTTTTATTTGATGTATACACGGCGAGATATTGTTCGCCTTCTTTATTTGAATCATGCTTTTTTTGTAGTTTTTTAGCAATTGATGAAGCATAACCATCTGGTAGTTTAATTTCACCATTTTCACGCACAAGATCATTCATATTCGGCGCTGTAAAAGCTAAAACGGCGACAAGAATAATCCAAAAAATAGCAACAAGCCACTTAAAACGCATTACTTGTTTCATTAATTATTTTCCTCCTTAACATGTTGGAACACTTCGGTTGTAAATTGGCTATATAGATGAACAAATTGGCTGCTTTCTTCGTCACCAAGTTGATTCAACCATGTAGCGATCAGTCGCTCTACTACTTGTTCACATTTCACAGTAAACGCTGCTCCTTTATCTGTCATACTGACAATCATCGATCGTTTATCACTCAAATTAACTTCTTTTTTGATATATCTTTTTTCTTCTAAATGTTTGATTTTAGAAGTAATGGCGCTTTTATTTACATTTAAGCGTTTAGCCATATCTGTTGCACTAATCCCATCTGTTTTTTTCAATTCACGCAAAAAGAAGAATTGTTCAGTGGAAATTTCGCGGTCTAAACTGTTGATGATTTCACTAATATCTTTTGTTGCTCGAATATAGGTGGTTTGATAACTATCGATTAATTGCTGGACTAAATGTTGTTCCATTTATTCACCCCCTGAACTATTTTATTATACCCTCTGAACCAATTTTTGTACACTAAAAAACTAGCTCAGTAAAAGAAGCTAGTTTTTACGATATTGAATGAGCATTTTATCTAGAAGTGGAAATATAACGGGTGCAAGAATTAGATAAAAGCAAGCATTGCCAACTGCATGATAAAAATCAAACAACACCCCACTTGCATAATAAATTCCAAAATACCATACCCCATAAAGAGGAATCTGAGTTAATGCTAAAATAAAGCCGTATAAAAACCCACAAAAAGCAGCATAAACCATCATCCAATACATGGGAATGCGTGCAAAAAAAGGCCGAATAACAAAACTTGTTAACATAACAATGATCGCATAACCCAAGATTTGCCCCATCGTCCAAATTCCAAAGCCTAAAAGTAAGTTTGAAATGACAATAACAAGTGTTGCATAGACAAAACCATAACGCATACCAAGTAAAATCGTCAAAATAATCACAAGTGAAGTGACTGGCTGGACATTAGGAATAACAGCAAAAAATAAGCGTAATATAACGGTTAGAGCAGTCAGAATACCTAGAAGCGCTATACTTCGAATATTCATCAATGACACTTGATGATATCGATTCTTAATTTGCATGGAGATCCCAACTTATTTGATCATTCTTATGGAGAGTTACTTCTTTTGCGCCTTTTGGTGACGGGCGATGATTAACATCTAGCATCCAGTATTTTCCTTGTTTTTCATTTTGGGTAACATGATTAATTGATTGAATAAAACCGTTATCTTCTTTTATTGTGAATTCTTGTTTCATGATACGGTAAAGATTGCTTTTATCCTTGACTTGTAACGATTTCTTGGCGACCATTTGCTTGCCATGATCTTTGGTTACCGTAATTGTAACATTGATTTTTTTACTCGTTTCACCTTTACTACTACAAGCAGCTAAACTAACAACCAACAGAATCATGATACATGTCACGATAAAGCACAGCCCTTTTTTCATAGCTAACCTCCCATTTTCATTTTGGAAAAAAGCCTGGGGGATAAATTAGTGTAGCAAGCGCGTTAGCTTATCACCGATTAACCCCTCAAACTTTTTCTTCTTTTTAGCGTATTACAGCTCCTACTTTTTCAATTAAAGCCTTCGTAATTCTTGTGTTTTGCTCGGTTACTTCTTCTTCTACTAATGTGCGTTCAGGATCGAAATAAGTCAGTGTATAGGCCAAGGACTTCTTATCTTCTCCAAGGCTTTCTCCTTCAAAAATATCAAATAACTTAACAGCTTGTAGAAGTTCTCCTCCATTTTCAAAAATGACCTGTTCAACGACAGCTTGTGAAATCTTCTTATCAACAAGAAGCGCAATATCTCTTGTCATTTCAGGGAAATGTGGGATTGGCTTGTAAACTACTTTTGTTTTTTGAGCTAGCAGAACAGGTGCAAGATTGATTTCAAACACGTATGTTGCGGTTAAATCATATTCTTTTTGGCTTGATGGATGAATTTGTCCAATAAAGCCTATTTCCGTTTCGCCTAAATAGACATTAGCTGTTCGACCTGGGTGCATATCCTTTCGCTCAGTTTGCTCAAAACGAAGGGGTGAAGTGAGACCAAGCTGTTCTAGTGTATCTGTTAAAATACCTTTTAAGATAAAGAAATCAACAGATCTTGTTTGCTTTTGCCAATCTTCGTCGTGCCAATCTCCAGTAATAAGTGCTGCTAAGTGTTCTTCTTCAATTGGCAATTTATCGCCTTCTTGTTTATAAAATACATGCCCGAGTTCATAAAAAGCGATATTTTTATTTTTTCGTGCAAAATTATAACGTGCAGCTTCTAATAAGCCAGGGATAATGCTTGTTCGTAAATGGCTATGTGCTTCACTCATTGGCATAGCAATGCTCACTGCTTGTTCATTTGCCGTTGCAAAGCGAGTGGCTTCTTTTTCTGATGTCAATGAATAAGACAAACATTGTGTTAAACCAGAAGCTTCTAAATCATTTCTAAGTACACGTCTGGCTAACTGATTCGGAGTACGTCCTCCAGTTGTTGCCGTTTTTGGAAGCGTTGCTGGAATCGCATGGTAACCATAAATCCGTGCAATTTCTTCAAGTAAGTCGGCTTCAATAGAAATATCCCAACGCCTAGATGGTACAATAACCGTAAATTCATCTTTAGAAGCAGTGATATCAAAACCTAATCGCTCAAAAATTTGTTCAATCTCATTCATTTCAATGGATGTGCCAAGTAAGCGATTCACACGGGTTAAGCTTGTCGTAATTTCATTATGATAAGTGGCGCGCTTATCTTCTTCTACGACACCGCCAACAAGTTTTCCATGACTTAATTCAGCAATTAGAGCTGCTCCGTGTGCTAAAGCTTGTTCTACTTTCCACGCATCGCTGCCTTTATCATAACGAATGCTCGCTTCTGTCCGAAGACCTAATTCACGTGAAGTACTGCCAATATAATGACTATCAAAAATAGCGCCTTCTAGTAAAACAGTTGTTGTATCTGCTGTCACTTCAGAACTTTCACCACCCATGATACCAGCAATGGCAAGTGCTTCTTTTCCATTTGTAACAACAGCATTTGTAACTGATAACTGGCGTACTTCTCCATCTAATGTTGTTATTTTTTCACCTTCGTTTGCCAACCGAACAACAATTTGATCGCTACCTAATTGGTCATAATCAAAAGCATGAAGCGGTTGACCATAAAGCAGGTTAATATAATTGGTCACATCTACAACATTACTATGTGGACGAATTCCTGCTTTCATTAGCCGTGCTTGTAGCCATAGTGGTGAAGCGGTAACTTTAATATCTTTTACCATTTTTACAGCATAATAAGGGACTGCTTCTTCTGCTTCTACAGTCACGCTTATTTCCGAACGAATTTGTCCACTTTCATTAACGTCTGGTTGTTCTAGTGGCAGCTGTTTTTCATGAATAATGGCCCCAACTTCATGAAAAACGCCAATCATGCTAAGTGCATCCGCTCGGTTTGGTGTAATCGCCATATCTAGCACTGCATCATTTAAACCAAATAAGCGGATGGCATCTGCACCAACGATCGCTTCATCTGGTAAAACAAAGATACCTTCTTGATAAGCTTTAGGTACTACTTTCAAAGCAAAACCAAGCTCTTGTAAAGAACAAATCATTCCTTCTGAGGTTTCACCGCGTAATTTTGCTCGTTTTATTTTTAAGCCTCCAGGAAGACGTGCACCAACTTTAGCTACAATCACTTTTTGACCAGCTTTGATATTTGGTGCGCCACAAATAATCTGTAATGGTTCAGGTTCATCCGTTTTTACCGTTGTTTTACTTAATTTGTCAGCACTTGGATGTTTTTCGCATGTTAGGACTTCACCGACAACAATATTTTTTAGACTTGCATCTAATTGATCAACACCTTCAATCTCAATTCCAGTACGTGTAATCGCTTCAGCAAGTTCTTCTGGATTTAATTTTAGATTTGGAAAGAATTCTTTTACCCAATTGTAAGACACTAACATTTAGTTTTCCCCCGTTTCTTTTACGGAAAATTGATTTAAAAAGCGTAAGTCATTGGTATATAAATGACGAATATCATCGACAGCATATTTCAACATCGCCACTCGCTCAGGTCCTAAGCCAAATGCAAAGCCGCTATAAATTTTAGAATCGATGCCGGACATTTCAAGGACATTTGGATGGACCATCCCCGCGCCAAGAATCTCAATCCAGCCAGTCCCTTTACATACTCGACAACCTTCTCCCCCGCACTTAAAACAGGAAATATCCATTTCAACCGATGGCTCAGTGAATGGGAAAAAACTTGGGCGTAAACGAATTTCTCGTTCCTCTCCAAACATTGTTTTAGCAAGAACAGTAAGCGTTCCTTTTAAGTCAGCAAAAGTAATATTTTCACCAACAACTAAACCTTCAATTTGCGTAAATTGATGAGAATGGGTGGCATCATCATTATCCCGACGATAGACTTTCCCAGGACAAATAATTTTAATTGGACCGTCTTTAAAATCGTGTTTTTCCATTGTTCGCGCTTGTACAGGAGAGGTTTGTGTTCGTAGTAATGTGTTTTCTGTAATGTAAAAACTATCTTGCATATCGCGAGCTGGGTGACCTTGTGGTAAATTTAATGCTTCAAAATTATAATAATCAAGCTCT
This DNA window, taken from Listeria sp. PSOL-1, encodes the following:
- a CDS encoding MarR family winged helix-turn-helix transcriptional regulator, yielding MEQHLVQQLIDSYQTTYIRATKDISEIINSLDREISTEQFFFLRELKKTDGISATDMAKRLNVNKSAITSKIKHLEEKRYIKKEVNLSDKRSMIVSMTDKGAAFTVKCEQVVERLIATWLNQLGDEESSQFVHLYSQFTTEVFQHVKEENN
- a CDS encoding ECF transporter S component — protein: MQIKNRYHQVSLMNIRSIALLGILTALTVILRLFFAVIPNVQPVTSLVIILTILLGMRYGFVYATLVIVISNLLLGFGIWTMGQILGYAIIVMLTSFVIRPFFARIPMYWMMVYAAFCGFLYGFILALTQIPLYGVWYFGIYYASGVLFDFYHAVGNACFYLILAPVIFPLLDKMLIQYRKN
- a CDS encoding DUF4430 domain-containing protein, whose product is MKKGLCFIVTCIMILLVVSLAACSSKGETSKKINVTITVTKDHGKQMVAKKSLQVKDKSNLYRIMKQEFTIKEDNGFIQSINHVTQNEKQGKYWMLDVNHRPSPKGAKEVTLHKNDQISWDLHAN
- the pheT gene encoding phenylalanine--tRNA ligase subunit beta, which produces MLVSYNWVKEFFPNLKLNPEELAEAITRTGIEIEGVDQLDASLKNIVVGEVLTCEKHPSADKLSKTTVKTDEPEPLQIICGAPNIKAGQKVIVAKVGARLPGGLKIKRAKLRGETSEGMICSLQELGFALKVVPKAYQEGIFVLPDEAIVGADAIRLFGLNDAVLDMAITPNRADALSMIGVFHEVGAIIHEKQLPLEQPDVNESGQIRSEISVTVEAEEAVPYYAVKMVKDIKVTASPLWLQARLMKAGIRPHSNVVDVTNYINLLYGQPLHAFDYDQLGSDQIVVRLANEGEKITTLDGEVRQLSVTNAVVTNGKEALAIAGIMGGESSEVTADTTTVLLEGAIFDSHYIGSTSRELGLRTEASIRYDKGSDAWKVEQALAHGAALIAELSHGKLVGGVVEEDKRATYHNEITTSLTRVNRLLGTSIEMNEIEQIFERLGFDITASKDEFTVIVPSRRWDISIEADLLEEIARIYGYHAIPATLPKTATTGGRTPNQLARRVLRNDLEASGLTQCLSYSLTSEKEATRFATANEQAVSIAMPMSEAHSHLRTSIIPGLLEAARYNFARKNKNIAFYELGHVFYKQEGDKLPIEEEHLAALITGDWHDEDWQKQTRSVDFFILKGILTDTLEQLGLTSPLRFEQTERKDMHPGRTANVYLGETEIGFIGQIHPSSQKEYDLTATYVFEINLAPVLLAQKTKVVYKPIPHFPEMTRDIALLVDKKISQAVVEQVIFENGGELLQAVKLFDIFEGESLGEDKKSLAYTLTYFDPERTLVEEEVTEQNTRITKALIEKVGAVIR
- the pheS gene encoding phenylalanine--tRNA ligase subunit alpha; amino-acid sequence: MLEALAKLLNNAKEEIDKAVNLKELNDLRVKYLGKKGPVTEIMKQMSKLPADEKPLVGAKANEVRTALTEKITKKEAILEEEAISKQLLQEKIDVTLPGTKVKKGVAHLLTQVIEEMENLFISMGYKIAEGPEVELDYYNFEALNLPQGHPARDMQDSFYITENTLLRTQTSPVQARTMEKHDFKDGPIKIICPGKVYRRDNDDATHSHQFTQIEGLVVGENITFADLKGTLTVLAKTMFGEEREIRLRPSFFPFTEPSVEMDISCFKCGGEGCRVCKGTGWIEILGAGMVHPNVLEMSGIDSKIYSGFAFGLGPERVAMLKYAVDDIRHLYTNDLRFLNQFSVKETGEN